DNA from Numida meleagris isolate 19003 breed g44 Domestic line chromosome 24, NumMel1.0, whole genome shotgun sequence:
tcatGCTCTTCTGGCCTGCACTGAATCTTTGCCTTTGTGCAGCCCTTGGTGTGAGCCTTGCTCCTTGATGGTGCTTCCACCAGCTCTGTTCTGCGTGGCAGTGTGGGGGAGGTGGGAGAAGGCCTTGGCCTGACTCTGATGGGGCTCCTGGGGATCTGGGCTGCCAAGCGTCTCTCTGCCCCTGCAAAGCCTGTCCAGGCTCCTcagcctctgcctcctcccttgGCCAGCAGGCCATCAGGCTGCTGCTCATGCTGCCCATGTTTTCCCTGTCCTCTCTGCAGGTCCAGCTCCATCCCACAGCCATGTCCTGCTACGATCTGTGCCGTCCCTGTGGCCCCACCCCGCTGGCCAACAGCTGCAACGAGCCCTGTGTGCGCCAGTGCCAGGACTCCCGTGTGGTGATTGAACCATCTCCTGTGGTGGTGACCCTGCCCGgacccatcctcagctccttcccccagAACACCGCTGTGGGCTCCAGCACCTccgctgctgttggcagcatNNNNNNNNNNgctgctgttggcagcatccTGAGCCAGGAGGGAGTGCCCATCTCCTCTGGTGGCTTTGGCATCTCTGGCCTGGGCAGCCGCTTCTCTGGCAGGGGGTACCTGCCCTGCTAAGCATGAGGTGGATGTCTGGTGAGCCCATTGCTCAGGAAGCCCAAATCCAGGTGCCGGAGTGAGGATGGAGCAGCTGGCCAGTGTTTCCAGATGGGCTGAGCACCCTCATGACCTTCCGCAAAGTCCATGCTGTCTGGAAATGTGGCCCTCtgatgtcattttctttttccactttcttttcatCATCATGAGTCCGTATTATCTCCTGCTGTTCTGTACAATGGGTTCATCCTGAAGCAAGTTAAGATGGtcctgctttttctccctctcatcATGTGAGGGAAGAAGATGTGCACCCCATCCTGGTGAAGGTGTGTCTGAGTACCAGCTGCCCTTCTAGCAGCCTGGACCCCATCCCTTCCACCAtgcattgctttattttctacctTCAGACTCAATAAAGTTTATGCTGCATTGTTATCTTAGTCtcctcttgtttctttcctgctggGATGTTCACTCAAGCTGTCTAATGGAAAATGTGATGCCCTGCTGTTGAAAATGGTTAATGGTTATTGTCCTAATTGGACCTCCTTCCTGCCATGGGTATTGGAGATAGACATGGGAGATAACATTGAGAACTGGTTGAGAGACAGTCATGTGTACTGTTGGCAAGGTCTGCCAAATGTTTCCATATGCTCCttcaaatttacatttaaataacgAGCAAGGTTTTGATTTTGTCTTTCAGTTGCTGATGCAAATATTCAGATTGCTGGATTGTATGGTTTTGAGGCTAGTGTCCAACTGGTTGAAGCTCTGATGCTATATTACCACTCTAAATATACTTTTCTTCCCATCCCTCCATGAGCACCTGACAAACCCTCAAAGTAGAGAGTCCGAAAAGAGTCAAAGGGATAAACTGATATCTAGGGTGTCTTTCTAATGGCAGATTTCAGCTGCTATTTTCAGCTGTCTTCTCAGAACCtatcctcctcttctctatTACACCATGGGCAATCCTTTTCTCCTGGCCCTGTAGTCCTGATGCAAGTAGAGTGAGAGTCTGCTCTTGTACTGTATCCTCTTGACAAAAGTATATTTCTATGCCAGATGTCTACCATCGTATTTGATGGCTACTATCCTAACTTACAGTCAGCAAGCATCCCAAAGGCCCATGTATCTCTGCTTGGGAGGCTCAGTAAAATTCCactcttcatatttttaaggTATTCTGTGCCTTTTACTGAAGAAAGACAGGTCATGTTAAAATATACACCCAGGGACAGAACACAACACCCTTAGCATGCAGTCTGAGAAAGCAGGGTGTTGTAAGATGCTTGCGGTCTTGTGTATG
Protein-coding regions in this window:
- the LOC110388006 gene encoding feather keratin 1-like, with protein sequence MSCYDLCRPCGPTPLANSCNEPCVRQCQDSRVVIEPSPVVVTLPGPILSSFPQNTAVGSSTSAAVGSXXXXAAVGSILSQEGVPISSGGFGISGLGSRFSGRGYLPC